The Vibrio navarrensis genome has a segment encoding these proteins:
- the gspL gene encoding type II secretion system protein GspL, protein MSEFLTVRLSSEQYSPIPWLVWSADQQEVIASGELPDWQQLEELKPFAEQRSVVVLLASSDLVLTDVEIPAGASRQIDNMLPYLLEDEIAQDVDDLHFSILAKEGRLAHVCAVERDWLHHIVAKFREQGIEIKRIVPDSLALPLSDEGMSAAQLGEQWLFRRSVYQGSAVDQSWMPLYLESLSSDEPLTVTSFSSIPPETGKVNWLAQPAEMTMALLSQGVANIKFSLLTGAFKPKSSWLKHWKVWQKVAITGALLIVAVVAQQMLTIQQYEAQANAYRAESERVFRQVLPGKNKIPTVSYLKRQMEDEERRLSGGAGGDSILDWMALIPDTIGKVKNFEVQSVKYDGNRGEVRIQAQSKDFQIFEQARVALSEHFQVEQGQLNRTGDSVVGSFVLKRK, encoded by the coding sequence GTGAGCGAGTTTCTGACCGTTCGGCTGAGTAGCGAACAATATAGCCCGATCCCTTGGCTGGTTTGGTCTGCAGACCAACAAGAAGTGATCGCCAGTGGCGAGCTGCCAGATTGGCAGCAACTGGAAGAATTAAAACCTTTTGCAGAACAAAGAAGTGTGGTGGTACTCCTTGCATCGAGCGACCTTGTGCTCACTGATGTGGAGATCCCCGCTGGCGCCTCTCGTCAGATCGATAACATGCTGCCCTATCTGCTGGAAGATGAAATCGCGCAAGACGTGGACGACTTGCACTTTTCCATCTTGGCCAAAGAAGGCCGTCTTGCCCATGTTTGCGCCGTAGAGCGAGATTGGCTACATCACATTGTGGCGAAATTTCGTGAGCAAGGGATAGAGATCAAACGCATCGTGCCTGATTCTTTGGCGCTGCCGCTGAGTGACGAAGGGATGAGCGCCGCCCAACTGGGTGAGCAGTGGCTGTTTCGCCGCAGCGTCTATCAGGGCAGTGCGGTCGATCAAAGCTGGATGCCGCTCTATCTTGAGTCTTTGAGCTCTGACGAACCGTTAACGGTAACCAGTTTCAGTAGCATACCGCCAGAGACAGGTAAGGTGAATTGGTTGGCTCAGCCAGCTGAAATGACCATGGCACTGCTGAGCCAAGGCGTGGCAAACATCAAATTCTCTTTGCTGACTGGGGCATTTAAGCCGAAATCGTCTTGGCTGAAACACTGGAAAGTGTGGCAGAAGGTGGCAATCACTGGGGCGCTACTGATCGTTGCGGTGGTGGCGCAGCAGATGCTCACCATTCAACAATATGAAGCGCAGGCCAACGCCTATCGCGCGGAGAGCGAGCGTGTTTTCCGCCAGGTTTTGCCCGGTAAGAACAAGATCCCGACCGTCAGTTACCTCAAAAGGCAGATGGAAGACGAAGAGCGTCGTTTGTCTGGGGGCGCGGGTGGTGACTCCATTCTCGATTGGATGGCGCTCATTCCCGACACCATTGGTAAAGTGAAGAACTTTGAGGTGCAGAGCGTCAAGTACGATGGCAATCGCGGCGAAGTACGCATTCAAGCACAGAGCAAAGATTTCCAGATTTTCGAACAAGCTCGAGTCGCTCTGAGCGAACATTTTCAGGTGGAACAAGGGCAGCTCAACCGCACCGGCGATTCGGTGGTGGGCAGCTTTGTGTTGAAGCGTAAGTGA
- the gspI gene encoding type II secretion system minor pseudopilin GspI encodes MANRGKSRGMTLLEVLVALAIFATAAMSVIRAVSQHINTIGYLEEKMFAAMVADNQMASVMLDPKSLKARSGQEEMAGRTWYWKVAPVATAQPLLKAFDVSVAVEKESNPIVTVRSYVGQ; translated from the coding sequence ATGGCCAACAGAGGTAAAAGCAGAGGCATGACGCTGCTGGAAGTGCTGGTTGCGCTGGCGATTTTTGCCACTGCGGCGATGAGCGTAATTCGAGCGGTCAGCCAACATATCAATACCATTGGCTATCTGGAAGAGAAGATGTTTGCCGCTATGGTGGCCGACAACCAGATGGCGAGTGTGATGCTCGACCCCAAATCGCTCAAAGCGCGCTCTGGCCAGGAAGAGATGGCCGGACGAACTTGGTACTGGAAAGTGGCGCCTGTGGCGACCGCGCAACCACTATTGAAAGCCTTTGACGTTAGCGTCGCGGTAGAGAAAGAATCGAATCCCATAGTGACGGTGAGAAGCTATGTCGGCCAGTAA
- the gspC gene encoding type II secretion system protein GspC, which yields MKPSELSAGLRSSPLLARVIANNGEIQRHVSKILAGILIAMTGWTLGQVVWLTQPQKNEIVAWQAPVIAGGQSNNKQGLSLAGLQAMNLFGAYNENKAKPVVKAPVVQDAPKTRLNLVLVGAVASSNPSASLAVIANRGQQATYGLGEEIEGTRAKLKAVLVDRVIIDNEGRDETVMLEGLEYKKLGDSTSPAPSTIAKNNPPDTDDQLAQIREEITADPQKIFQYVRLSQVKKDEQVIGYRVSPGKNPQLFQSVGLQDGDIAVQLNGNDLTDPAAMGKIFDSISELTELNLTVERDGQQHDIYIQF from the coding sequence GTGAAACCATCAGAGCTAAGTGCTGGATTGAGAAGCAGCCCGCTACTGGCTCGCGTCATTGCGAATAACGGCGAGATTCAGCGCCATGTAAGCAAGATCTTAGCTGGCATTTTGATTGCGATGACAGGCTGGACTTTAGGCCAGGTTGTCTGGCTCACGCAGCCACAGAAAAATGAGATTGTCGCTTGGCAAGCCCCTGTGATAGCCGGAGGGCAAAGCAACAATAAACAGGGCCTCTCTCTTGCAGGGCTTCAGGCGATGAATTTGTTTGGTGCTTACAACGAAAACAAAGCCAAACCAGTCGTAAAAGCACCTGTGGTGCAAGATGCACCGAAAACTCGACTCAATTTGGTGTTGGTCGGTGCGGTCGCGAGTAGCAATCCGAGTGCCAGTTTGGCGGTCATCGCCAACCGAGGCCAGCAAGCGACGTACGGTTTGGGTGAAGAAATTGAAGGGACTCGTGCCAAGTTAAAAGCCGTGTTGGTGGATCGGGTGATCATCGATAACGAAGGGCGTGATGAAACCGTGATGCTCGAAGGGCTAGAGTACAAGAAACTCGGTGATAGCACTTCGCCTGCTCCGTCGACCATTGCGAAGAATAACCCGCCCGATACCGACGACCAGTTAGCGCAGATTCGTGAAGAGATCACCGCGGATCCGCAGAAGATTTTCCAATATGTTCGTTTATCCCAAGTGAAGAAAGACGAACAAGTGATCGGTTATCGCGTTAGCCCGGGTAAAAATCCGCAGCTTTTCCAGTCGGTAGGTCTACAAGATGGCGATATTGCCGTGCAGCTGAATGGCAACGATCTGACCGATCCGGCGGCGATGGGCAAAATTTTCGATTCAATTTCAGAGCTGACAGAGCTCAACCTGACGGTTGAGCGTGATGGTCAGCAACATGACATTTACATCCAATTTTAA
- the gspK gene encoding type II secretion system minor pseudopilin GspK yields the protein MAKVTIRRQSGVALVIILMLLAIMATIAASMSERLFAQFQRGSNQVSYQQAYWYSLGVEALAKVAIEQSYKDSDTTVNLNQPWAVEEKTYPLDYGEARGRIYDRQACFNLNVLASVKPQDGQLERPYLVKVLRSLLEENGVETYESEVVADSVWEFIDSDDAVRSSSGVEDATYEGMQPSYLAANGFIADSSELRAVYKVTGEMMEKLQPLLCALPTDDWRLNVNTLAEEQSSLLVALFSPTLNESSAKDLIEKRPFDGWASVDAFMAESELAGVSDEIKKQSKKYLTVDSAYFELDAQVFVDDSRVRIRSLMYSKNRETVTVVRRRFGGISERVSDRSAE from the coding sequence ATGGCTAAAGTGACCATCCGTCGTCAATCTGGCGTTGCTCTGGTGATTATCCTCATGCTGCTCGCTATTATGGCGACCATTGCGGCATCGATGTCAGAGCGGCTGTTTGCCCAGTTCCAGCGCGGCAGCAATCAAGTGAGCTACCAGCAAGCCTATTGGTATAGTTTGGGCGTGGAAGCGCTGGCCAAAGTTGCGATTGAGCAGAGCTACAAAGACAGTGATACCACGGTGAACTTAAACCAGCCGTGGGCGGTGGAAGAGAAAACCTATCCACTGGACTACGGTGAAGCGCGCGGGCGCATTTATGATCGCCAAGCGTGCTTTAACCTCAATGTGTTGGCGAGTGTTAAACCGCAGGATGGACAACTTGAGCGCCCTTACCTAGTCAAAGTGCTGCGAAGTTTGCTTGAAGAGAATGGGGTGGAAACGTATGAATCTGAGGTGGTCGCAGATTCGGTTTGGGAATTTATCGACAGTGACGACGCAGTTCGTTCCAGCTCGGGTGTGGAAGATGCCACTTACGAAGGTATGCAACCTTCGTATTTAGCGGCCAACGGCTTTATCGCCGACAGTAGTGAGCTGCGCGCGGTGTATAAGGTCACGGGTGAGATGATGGAAAAACTGCAACCCTTGTTGTGTGCTTTGCCGACTGATGACTGGCGATTAAATGTCAATACACTCGCCGAGGAGCAGAGCTCACTACTGGTGGCGCTGTTTTCGCCTACGCTTAATGAATCGAGTGCCAAAGATTTGATTGAAAAGCGACCATTTGACGGTTGGGCGAGTGTCGATGCCTTTATGGCAGAATCAGAACTGGCAGGTGTCAGTGATGAGATTAAAAAACAATCAAAAAAGTATCTCACCGTAGATAGTGCTTATTTTGAATTGGATGCGCAGGTCTTTGTTGATGACTCACGAGTGAGAATTCGCAGCCTAATGTACAGTAAAAACAGAGAAACCGTGACCGTTGTGCGTCGTCGTTTTGGAGGAATCAGTGAGCGAGTTTCTGACCGTTCGGCTGAGTAG
- the gspJ gene encoding type II secretion system minor pseudopilin GspJ, whose amino-acid sequence MSASKRKRRQGFTLIEVLVSIAIFATLSVAAYQVVNQVQRSNQLSQERSARLNELQRALVMLDNDFRQMALRPMRTNGESPSAKLIVWADYLLESDSKGVMFARLGWHNPQQQFPRGEVTKVGYRIKDDRLERVWWRYPDTPTGQMGVITPLLSGVETFEMRFSDGKKWSDEWDVENTLPAAVSLELTLKDYGKISRVYLTPEGTLQKRADSDNQDSKDDNNG is encoded by the coding sequence ATGTCGGCCAGTAAAAGAAAGCGCCGACAGGGCTTTACCCTGATCGAAGTGTTGGTGTCGATCGCCATTTTCGCCACATTAAGCGTAGCCGCTTATCAGGTGGTGAATCAGGTGCAGCGCAGCAATCAGTTGTCGCAAGAGCGTAGTGCGCGTCTTAACGAGCTACAGCGAGCCTTGGTGATGCTGGATAACGATTTTCGTCAAATGGCGCTGCGCCCGATGCGCACTAATGGCGAAAGTCCATCAGCTAAGTTGATCGTCTGGGCTGATTATCTGCTCGAATCGGACAGTAAAGGGGTGATGTTTGCTCGTTTAGGCTGGCATAACCCTCAGCAGCAATTTCCGCGTGGTGAGGTGACGAAAGTCGGTTATCGCATCAAAGATGACAGGCTAGAGCGGGTATGGTGGCGTTACCCCGATACGCCCACTGGGCAAATGGGCGTCATTACGCCCTTGCTGAGTGGGGTGGAAACGTTTGAAATGCGTTTTTCCGATGGTAAGAAATGGAGCGATGAGTGGGATGTGGAGAACACCTTGCCCGCCGCCGTTTCGCTTGAATTGACACTGAAAGATTACGGCAAGATCTCGCGCGTCTATCTGACTCCGGAAGGAACGCTGCAAAAACGCGCCGACTCAGACAATCAGGATAGCAAGGATGACAACAATGGCTAA
- the hslR gene encoding ribosome-associated heat shock protein Hsp15, translated as MSSQLDAVRLDKWLWAARFYKTRSIARNMVDGGKVHYNGQRTKPSKIVEIGATIKLRQGNDEKVVVIEQISDQRRGAPEAQNLYRETDESVTKRETLAQQRKLNANPSPERRPDKKQRRDIIKFKLQ; from the coding sequence ATGAGTTCCCAACTTGACGCCGTTCGCTTAGATAAATGGCTATGGGCTGCACGATTTTATAAGACCCGTTCCATTGCCCGCAACATGGTCGATGGAGGTAAAGTCCACTATAATGGTCAGCGCACAAAACCAAGCAAAATAGTTGAAATTGGTGCAACAATTAAGTTACGCCAAGGAAATGACGAGAAAGTGGTGGTGATTGAGCAGATCTCAGATCAGCGACGTGGCGCGCCAGAAGCACAAAACCTGTATCGCGAAACCGACGAAAGTGTGACGAAGCGCGAAACACTGGCACAGCAGCGTAAACTCAACGCTAACCCAAGCCCTGAACGACGCCCAGACAAGAAGCAGCGTCGTGACATCATCAAATTTAAACTGCAGTAA
- the gspD gene encoding type II secretion system secretin GspD has translation MKHWFSKSAWLLAGTLACTSGAWASEFSASFKGTDIQEFITIVGRNLEKTIIVDPSVRGKIDVRSYDVLNEEQYYSFFLNVLEVYGYAVVEMENGVLKVVKSKDSKTSAIPVVGDDTVKGDNVITRVVAVRNVSVRELSPLLRQLIDNAGAGNVVHYDPANIILITGRAAVVNRLAEIIKRVDQAGDTEVEVIELKNASASEMVRIVDALNKSQDAKNTPANLLPKLVADERTNAILISGDPKVRERLKNLIEKLDVEMATKGNNRVVYLKYAKAEDLVDVLKGVSDNLQAEKSSGQKTAGSQRNDVVIAAHQGTNSLVLTAPPDIMIALQEVISQLDIRRAQVLIEALIVEMAEGDGINLGVQWGSLESGAVIQYGNSGAQIGKVMIGLEEAKEQTRTEYYNDSNGNRVPYEVKESGDYSTLASALSGVNGAAMSLVMGDWTALISAVASNSNSNILSSPSITVMDNGEASFIVGEEVPVLTGSSASSNNDNPFQTVERKEVGIKLKVVPQINEGDSVQLNIEQEVSNVLGANGAVDVRFAKRQLNTSVIVQDGQMLVLGGLIDERALESESKVPLLGDIPILGHLFKSTSTQVEKKNLMVFIKPTIIRDGMTADGITQRKYNYIRAEQLYKADQGLKLMGDGNIPVLPKYGEDKRHPVEIQAFIEQMESN, from the coding sequence GTGAAACATTGGTTTAGCAAAAGCGCATGGTTGCTGGCAGGGACGCTAGCCTGTACGTCCGGGGCGTGGGCAAGCGAATTCAGTGCGAGCTTTAAAGGCACGGACATTCAGGAATTCATTACGATCGTCGGACGCAATCTGGAGAAAACCATCATTGTTGATCCGTCAGTGCGCGGCAAAATTGATGTCCGCAGCTATGATGTACTGAATGAAGAGCAATACTACAGCTTCTTTCTCAATGTGTTGGAAGTGTACGGTTATGCTGTGGTGGAAATGGAAAACGGCGTACTGAAAGTCGTTAAATCGAAAGACTCAAAAACGTCTGCTATTCCGGTGGTGGGTGACGATACCGTGAAAGGCGACAACGTCATCACTCGCGTCGTTGCGGTGCGCAATGTATCGGTACGTGAACTCTCTCCATTGCTGCGCCAATTGATCGACAACGCCGGCGCGGGTAACGTGGTGCACTACGACCCAGCCAATATCATTTTGATCACTGGCCGTGCGGCGGTGGTGAATCGCCTTGCGGAAATCATCAAACGTGTCGACCAGGCTGGTGATACCGAAGTGGAAGTGATTGAACTGAAAAACGCGTCTGCCTCGGAAATGGTGCGCATAGTCGATGCACTGAACAAATCTCAAGACGCCAAAAATACCCCAGCCAATTTACTGCCTAAATTAGTGGCAGATGAACGCACCAACGCCATCTTGATCTCTGGCGACCCGAAAGTGCGTGAGCGCCTGAAAAACCTGATTGAGAAGTTGGATGTCGAGATGGCAACCAAAGGTAACAACCGCGTGGTGTATCTCAAATACGCCAAAGCAGAAGACTTGGTCGATGTGCTCAAAGGCGTGTCCGATAATCTGCAAGCGGAGAAGAGCTCAGGTCAGAAAACGGCGGGTTCGCAACGTAACGATGTGGTGATTGCGGCTCACCAAGGCACCAACTCGCTGGTGCTGACTGCGCCGCCCGATATCATGATTGCGCTGCAAGAAGTGATTTCTCAATTGGATATTCGTCGTGCGCAAGTGTTGATCGAAGCCTTAATTGTTGAAATGGCTGAAGGCGATGGCATCAACCTTGGCGTACAGTGGGGCTCACTGGAAAGTGGCGCCGTAATTCAGTATGGCAACAGTGGTGCGCAAATTGGCAAGGTGATGATTGGCCTTGAAGAAGCCAAAGAGCAAACAAGAACGGAATACTATAACGACTCCAACGGCAATCGTGTTCCTTATGAAGTGAAAGAGTCCGGTGATTACTCCACCCTAGCCTCTGCCTTATCAGGCGTAAATGGTGCTGCGATGAGCTTGGTGATGGGTGACTGGACTGCCTTAATCAGCGCCGTGGCCAGTAACTCCAACTCAAACATTCTTTCGTCGCCTAGCATTACCGTGATGGACAACGGCGAAGCGTCGTTTATCGTTGGTGAAGAAGTGCCGGTCTTAACCGGTTCATCGGCCAGCTCGAACAACGACAATCCATTCCAGACGGTAGAGCGTAAAGAGGTCGGTATTAAGCTGAAAGTGGTGCCGCAAATCAACGAAGGTGACTCGGTACAACTGAATATTGAGCAGGAAGTGTCGAACGTGCTTGGTGCGAATGGTGCGGTCGACGTGCGCTTTGCCAAACGTCAGCTAAATACCTCCGTCATTGTTCAAGACGGGCAGATGTTGGTGCTCGGCGGTTTGATTGACGAGCGCGCGTTGGAAAGCGAATCGAAAGTGCCGTTGCTCGGCGACATTCCGATTTTGGGGCACTTGTTTAAATCGACCAGTACTCAGGTTGAGAAAAAGAACCTGATGGTGTTTATCAAGCCGACCATTATTCGCGATGGTATGACCGCCGATGGCATCACCCAGCGTAAATACAACTACATTCGTGCTGAGCAGCTATACAAAGCCGATCAAGGTTTGAAGCTCATGGGCGATGGCAACATCCCAGTTCTGCCAAAATATGGTGAAGATAAGCGCCATCCTGTGGAAATTCAGGCCTTTATCGAACAAATGGAAAGCAACTGA
- the gspG gene encoding type II secretion system major pseudopilin GspG — MQSKRKKQAGFTLLEVMVVVVILGILASFVVPNLLGNKEKADQQKAITDIVALENALDMYKLDNSVYPTTDQGLEALVSKPSSPEPRNYRDGGYIKRLPKDPWGNDYQYLSPGDKGTVDIFTLGADGQEGGEGAAADIGNWNMQDFR; from the coding sequence ATGCAAAGCAAACGTAAAAAGCAGGCGGGTTTTACCCTGTTAGAAGTCATGGTTGTGGTGGTGATTCTGGGCATTTTGGCCAGTTTCGTTGTCCCTAACTTGCTGGGGAACAAAGAGAAAGCGGACCAACAAAAAGCGATCACCGATATCGTCGCGTTGGAAAACGCGCTCGATATGTACAAGCTCGACAACAGTGTTTACCCAACCACAGATCAAGGTTTGGAAGCGCTGGTGAGCAAGCCAAGCAGCCCTGAGCCGCGTAACTACCGCGATGGCGGTTACATCAAACGTCTGCCAAAAGATCCGTGGGGCAACGATTACCAATACCTTAGCCCAGGTGACAAAGGCACAGTTGACATCTTTACCTTAGGTGCGGATGGTCAAGAGGGCGGTGAAGGTGCGGCTGCGGACATTGGCAACTGGAATATGCAAGACTTCCGTTAA
- the gspF gene encoding type II secretion system inner membrane protein GspF translates to MAAFEYKALDAKGRQKKGNIEGDNARQVRQRLKEQGMVPIEVIETKAKQAKSNASGGFKRGISTPDLSLITRQISTLVQSGMPLEECLRAVSEQAEKPRIKSMLAAVRSKVTEGYTLADSLADYPHIFDELYRSMVSAGEKSGHLDAVLERLADYCENRQKMRSKLMQAMIYPVVLVVFAVSIVAFLLATVVPKIVEPIIQMGQELPQSTQFLLASSEFIQQWGLILFVSVVAAIYLLKTALKKPNFRMVWDRRILSLPLLGKISKGLNTARFARTLSICTSSAIPILEGMRVAVDVMSNQFVKQQVLLAADSVREGSSLRKALDQTRLFPPMMLHMIASGEQSGELESMLTRAADNQDQNFESTVNIALGIFTPALIALMAGLVLFIVMATLMPMLEMNNLMSG, encoded by the coding sequence ATGGCTGCGTTTGAGTACAAAGCGCTCGATGCCAAAGGGCGACAGAAAAAAGGCAACATCGAAGGCGACAACGCTCGTCAGGTCAGACAGCGCCTCAAAGAGCAAGGCATGGTGCCGATTGAAGTGATTGAGACCAAAGCTAAGCAGGCGAAAAGCAACGCTTCCGGTGGGTTCAAACGCGGGATCAGTACCCCCGATCTCTCTTTGATTACACGCCAGATCTCGACCTTAGTTCAATCTGGTATGCCTTTGGAAGAGTGTTTACGCGCGGTATCGGAACAAGCGGAAAAGCCACGCATCAAAAGCATGCTGGCTGCAGTGCGCTCCAAGGTGACTGAAGGTTATACCTTGGCCGACAGTTTGGCCGATTATCCGCACATCTTTGACGAGCTGTACCGTTCTATGGTGTCGGCGGGGGAGAAATCCGGCCACCTTGATGCCGTCTTAGAACGGCTTGCTGATTACTGTGAAAATCGGCAGAAAATGCGCTCCAAGCTGATGCAGGCGATGATCTACCCTGTGGTGTTGGTGGTGTTTGCGGTCTCTATTGTGGCGTTTTTGCTGGCGACCGTGGTACCAAAAATCGTTGAGCCGATCATTCAAATGGGGCAAGAGCTGCCGCAGTCAACGCAGTTTCTTCTCGCCTCGAGTGAATTTATTCAGCAATGGGGCTTGATACTGTTTGTCAGCGTGGTAGCGGCGATTTATCTGCTAAAAACCGCCCTGAAAAAGCCAAACTTTCGAATGGTGTGGGATAGACGCATTTTGAGCCTGCCACTGCTGGGAAAAATTTCTAAGGGTTTGAATACGGCGCGTTTTGCGCGAACGCTATCGATTTGTACCTCCAGCGCCATTCCGATTTTGGAAGGAATGCGCGTTGCGGTGGATGTGATGTCGAACCAATTTGTCAAACAGCAGGTCTTACTAGCAGCGGACAGTGTGCGTGAAGGGTCCAGTTTGCGCAAAGCCCTGGATCAGACGCGTCTCTTTCCACCGATGATGCTGCATATGATCGCCAGTGGTGAGCAGAGTGGTGAGCTGGAGAGCATGTTGACGCGCGCGGCGGATAACCAAGACCAAAACTTTGAATCGACGGTCAATATTGCTTTGGGGATCTTTACCCCGGCGTTGATCGCCTTGATGGCAGGGTTGGTGCTGTTTATCGTCATGGCAACGCTGATGCCGATGCTAGAAATGAATAACTTAATGAGTGGCTAA
- the gspH gene encoding type II secretion system minor pseudopilin GspH — protein MSNQHLRGFTLIEILLVLVLLSLTAVAVIATLPTRTDDSAKKYAQSFYQRLQLLNEEALLSGKDFGIRINEDKSRYTLLVLQAEGWQSLALNKIPATTELKNDVALQLSLGGGVWQQDDRLFKPGSLFDEDMFAEEEGKKKKESPPQIFVLSSGELTPFSLSFYPQDRDATEDGWRVRAKDTGQIVLLAPGEEEKE, from the coding sequence ATGTCCAATCAGCACCTGCGTGGTTTCACCTTGATCGAGATCTTGTTGGTGCTGGTGCTGCTCTCTCTGACGGCGGTGGCGGTGATCGCCACCCTTCCGACTCGCACTGATGACAGCGCCAAAAAATACGCCCAGAGTTTTTATCAACGATTGCAGTTGCTCAATGAAGAAGCGCTGCTCAGCGGTAAAGATTTTGGTATTCGTATCAATGAAGACAAATCCCGTTATACCTTGCTTGTATTGCAGGCAGAGGGATGGCAGAGCTTAGCACTCAACAAAATCCCTGCCACAACCGAACTGAAGAATGATGTTGCGCTGCAACTCTCCCTCGGGGGCGGTGTTTGGCAACAAGATGATCGCTTGTTTAAGCCGGGCTCTCTGTTTGATGAGGATATGTTTGCCGAAGAAGAAGGCAAAAAGAAAAAAGAGTCGCCGCCACAAATTTTCGTTTTGTCGAGCGGTGAACTGACGCCGTTCTCACTCTCTTTCTACCCACAAGACCGTGATGCGACAGAAGATGGTTGGCGCGTGAGGGCGAAAGATACCGGGCAAATTGTGCTGCTTGCCCCAGGCGAAGAAGAGAAAGAGTGA
- the gspE gene encoding type II secretion system ATPase GspE, with protein sequence MVDMLDTAAVFRRLPFSFANRFKVVLEVVHPERPMMLYYVEPLNASALIEVRRVLKQTFIPQALSAEEFEKKLTLAYQRDSSEARQLMEDIGSDDDFFSLAEELPQGEDLLESEDDAPIIKLINAMLGEAIKEGASDIHIETFEKSLSIRFRVDGVLRDVLAPNRKLAPLLVSRVKVMAKLDIAEKRVPQDGRISLRIGGRAVDVRVSTMPSSHGERVVMRLLDKNATRLDLHSLGMTPANHDNFRHLIARPHGIILVTGPTGSGKSTTLYAGLQELNSNERNILTVEDPIEFDIDGIGQTQVNPKVDMTFARGLRAILRQDPDVVMVGEIRDLETAQIAVQASLTGHLVMSTLHTNTAVGAITRLRDMGIEPFLISSSLLGVLAQRLVRTLCHSCKEPYEADKEQRKLFDSKKKDPLILYRPKGCEKCNHKGYRGRTGIHELLMVDEKVQELIHSEAGEQAIDKLIREHTPSIRSDGLSKVLQGVTSLEEVMRVTKES encoded by the coding sequence ATGGTAGACATGCTGGACACGGCAGCGGTGTTTCGCCGCTTGCCTTTTAGCTTCGCTAACCGTTTTAAGGTGGTCCTTGAGGTGGTTCATCCAGAGCGTCCGATGATGCTCTACTATGTTGAACCGCTCAATGCCTCAGCGCTGATTGAAGTGCGTCGAGTGTTGAAGCAGACGTTTATTCCGCAGGCGCTAAGCGCGGAAGAATTTGAGAAAAAACTCACCCTAGCCTATCAGCGCGACTCGTCGGAAGCGCGACAACTGATGGAAGACATCGGCTCAGATGACGATTTCTTCTCGCTGGCGGAAGAGTTACCGCAAGGGGAAGATCTCCTTGAGTCGGAGGACGATGCGCCAATCATCAAATTGATCAACGCCATGCTCGGTGAAGCGATTAAAGAGGGTGCGTCAGATATTCATATCGAAACGTTTGAAAAATCGCTCTCGATTCGTTTCCGTGTCGATGGGGTATTACGTGACGTGCTTGCTCCTAACCGTAAACTTGCGCCGCTGCTGGTGTCGCGGGTCAAAGTAATGGCGAAGCTGGACATTGCGGAAAAACGCGTACCGCAAGATGGCCGAATCTCTTTGCGTATTGGTGGCCGCGCGGTGGACGTGCGGGTTTCGACGATGCCTTCATCGCACGGTGAGCGTGTGGTAATGCGTCTGCTGGACAAAAACGCCACCCGCTTGGATTTGCACAGCCTTGGTATGACGCCAGCCAACCACGATAACTTCCGTCACCTGATCGCTCGTCCGCACGGGATTATTCTGGTCACGGGACCAACGGGGTCGGGTAAATCGACCACCTTGTACGCAGGGTTGCAGGAGCTTAACAGTAACGAGCGCAATATCCTCACCGTCGAAGATCCGATCGAGTTTGATATCGACGGTATCGGCCAGACACAGGTTAACCCGAAAGTTGACATGACTTTTGCTCGCGGCTTGCGCGCGATTTTGCGTCAAGACCCAGATGTGGTGATGGTCGGGGAAATTCGTGACTTGGAAACCGCGCAAATTGCGGTGCAAGCGTCGTTAACCGGCCACTTAGTGATGTCGACATTGCACACCAACACGGCGGTTGGCGCGATTACCCGTCTGCGTGATATGGGGATTGAGCCTTTCCTTATCTCATCCTCTTTGCTTGGGGTTCTGGCACAGCGCTTGGTACGAACTTTATGCCATAGCTGCAAAGAACCTTACGAAGCGGATAAAGAGCAGCGCAAACTGTTTGATAGCAAGAAGAAAGATCCCCTTATCCTCTATCGTCCGAAAGGGTGTGAGAAGTGTAATCACAAAGGTTACCGAGGCCGAACGGGTATCCACGAGTTGCTGATGGTGGATGAAAAAGTGCAGGAACTGATTCACAGCGAAGCGGGCGAGCAGGCGATTGACAAACTGATCCGAGAGCATACGCCAAGCATTCGCAGTGATGGTTTGAGTAAAGTATTGCAAGGTGTCACTTCACTCGAAGAGGTGATGCGTGTCACTAAGGAATCCTGA